A genome region from Labilibaculum antarcticum includes the following:
- a CDS encoding helix-turn-helix transcriptional regulator, whose protein sequence is MAHRLYILLFLFQPLFLLSQNQTELQVNDSTINHLYNLNTNNGLTSQFSEEMIYKLQNQYSKHIENGDTLKAIQTLSRLGTIYSHHASYSKAYQQYWDALLLADEIKDLKTIAQSHEQIAWLYSFFERENEAISYFQSSLKIKKELLKQGEISRQSLKGNYYGLTTLFREANNASKSKAYLDSCFMIHYSGGENVSASEYLLVEQSYYQLSQNHTQQALQKMQAVEPWFLKNDPAYLVILYSFIGDAYQKLGINKKSEDYYKLSIKISESSKGHMNYIPRVHQKLSDLYLSMGDYKNAFKKLREAKLLNEQLFDSRSENNRPLFEISDEFRKEKEAQSQLIQEQRLSQLEQDDKIWFLQKMLFSGTMLFISIIVIFYIRHLNTKHQTEQKLAKTNQKLENNKNKELFELKNKELAISALQLIEKDELLKSLENSLTNTPNPPSELEVKKIFKSISHNNAQNWKQFEARFVSVNESFFKNLNAAYPKLTAGERKLCALLKLNFSSKDIAKLLGISTESVHTLRYRLRKKMELDREDNLFKHLERLG, encoded by the coding sequence ATGGCACATAGACTTTACATACTTCTATTTTTATTTCAGCCACTATTCCTTTTGAGCCAAAATCAGACGGAATTACAAGTAAATGACTCAACAATAAATCATCTTTACAACCTAAATACAAACAATGGTCTTACTTCTCAATTTTCCGAAGAGATGATTTATAAACTCCAAAATCAATATTCAAAACATATTGAAAATGGAGATACTCTAAAGGCAATTCAAACCCTTTCAAGGCTTGGTACAATCTACTCCCACCATGCGTCCTATTCGAAGGCTTACCAACAATATTGGGATGCCCTTTTATTGGCCGACGAAATAAAAGATTTGAAAACTATAGCTCAATCTCATGAGCAGATTGCATGGCTCTATTCTTTTTTCGAAAGAGAGAATGAAGCGATTAGTTATTTCCAATCTTCTTTAAAAATCAAAAAAGAACTTCTAAAACAAGGTGAAATTTCCCGACAAAGCCTTAAAGGCAACTATTATGGATTAACCACCTTATTTCGTGAAGCAAACAACGCTTCCAAATCTAAAGCATACCTAGATAGCTGTTTCATGATTCATTACTCTGGTGGTGAGAATGTATCTGCTAGTGAGTATCTTCTGGTGGAGCAAAGCTACTACCAATTGAGCCAAAACCATACTCAACAAGCTCTTCAGAAAATGCAAGCTGTTGAGCCTTGGTTTCTCAAAAATGATCCTGCTTATTTGGTAATTCTCTATTCGTTTATAGGAGATGCCTACCAAAAGCTAGGTATTAATAAAAAAAGTGAAGATTACTATAAGTTATCCATTAAAATCAGCGAAAGCTCTAAAGGGCATATGAACTATATTCCCAGAGTTCACCAAAAACTATCTGATCTTTATTTGAGCATGGGAGATTATAAAAATGCCTTTAAAAAACTTCGTGAGGCCAAACTTCTAAATGAACAATTATTTGATAGCCGAAGTGAAAACAACAGACCTTTGTTTGAAATAAGTGATGAATTCAGAAAGGAAAAAGAGGCTCAATCACAATTAATTCAGGAACAACGATTGTCACAATTAGAACAAGATGATAAAATTTGGTTCTTACAGAAAATGCTGTTTTCCGGAACCATGCTATTCATTTCCATCATCGTTATTTTCTATATCCGACACCTAAATACAAAGCACCAAACAGAACAAAAATTGGCCAAAACAAACCAGAAACTTGAAAACAACAAAAATAAGGAACTTTTTGAGCTTAAGAATAAGGAATTGGCAATATCAGCATTACAATTAATAGAAAAAGATGAATTATTAAAATCTTTAGAAAACAGCTTAACAAACACACCAAATCCACCGAGTGAATTGGAGGTGAAAAAAATATTTAAATCAATTTCTCATAACAATGCTCAAAACTGGAAACAATTCGAAGCGCGTTTTGTATCAGTTAACGAATCGTTTTTTAAGAATTTAAACGCAGCATATCCAAAACTAACCGCTGGAGAACGAAAACTTTGTGCTCTGTTAAAACTCAATTTCTCGAGTAAGGATATTGCCAAACTATTAGGGATCTCTACCGAAAGTGTACACACCTTGAGGTACAGATTACGGAAAAAGATGGAGCTTGATCGTGAAGATAATTTGTTTAAACATCTGGAAAGACTTGGCTAA
- a CDS encoding cation diffusion facilitator family transporter encodes MHVNDKRIKLIVQRRIVFFSVIIFIAKIGAYHLTNSVGILTDALESTVNVATGFISLYSISVALKPRDIDHPFGHGKIESISASIEGILIVLAGLVIIFEAVKRLYNPREIEQLDIGILIVAVAGLLNYVLGYFSIKTGEKHNSIALVAGGKHLQSDTYSTIGLVVGLGVLLLTEKAWLDSAIAMLFGSIIIYTGYKILKETTSNLMDEADFKLLSDMTKILWENRNKNWIDISNLKLLKYGDAYHIDCDLTLPWYMNIAEAHKEGDEVANKISEYFPYPIDFTIHTDACNSKMCKNCSIFDCKFRASKFEEETIWTIQNLIKTAVI; translated from the coding sequence ATGCACGTAAATGATAAAAGAATAAAATTGATTGTTCAGCGAAGAATTGTATTTTTTTCTGTTATTATTTTTATTGCCAAAATTGGAGCTTACCATCTAACCAATTCGGTAGGAATTTTAACGGATGCCTTAGAAAGTACCGTAAATGTTGCTACAGGTTTTATTAGTCTTTATAGCATTAGCGTAGCTTTGAAACCACGAGATATCGATCATCCGTTTGGTCACGGTAAAATAGAATCGATATCGGCTTCCATTGAAGGGATTTTGATTGTGTTGGCAGGTCTGGTTATTATTTTCGAAGCAGTTAAACGTTTGTATAATCCCCGTGAAATTGAACAACTAGATATTGGAATTCTGATAGTAGCTGTGGCAGGTTTACTAAATTACGTATTGGGTTACTTTAGCATTAAAACTGGAGAAAAACACAATTCAATTGCTTTGGTTGCTGGGGGAAAACATTTGCAATCGGATACATACTCTACCATAGGTCTGGTTGTTGGTTTGGGGGTGCTGTTGCTAACAGAAAAAGCATGGCTCGATAGTGCAATTGCCATGCTGTTCGGTTCAATTATTATTTACACTGGTTATAAAATTCTAAAAGAAACAACATCAAATTTAATGGATGAGGCTGATTTTAAGTTGTTGAGTGACATGACTAAAATTCTGTGGGAGAATAGAAATAAAAACTGGATTGATATAAGCAATTTGAAATTATTGAAATATGGAGATGCCTATCATATTGATTGCGACCTGACATTACCTTGGTACATGAATATTGCCGAAGCTCATAAAGAGGGGGATGAGGTAGCTAATAAGATCTCAGAATATTTTCCATATCCTATCGATTTCACAATACACACGGATGCCTGTAACAGCAAAATGTGTAAGAATTGTTCCATTTTCGATTGTAAATTTCGCGCTTCCAAATTTGAGGAAGAAACAATTTGGACCATTCAAAATTTGATAAAAACGGCAGTAATCTAA
- a CDS encoding phospholipase D-like domain-containing protein: protein MTSCTEKKKSIVETDFCSSIHRNDNVTLSKELKDIDSLMQTKTGVYVLEDGSGSLVVRAWLSEYSEKTIDIQYFIFSTDNVGLIACDYLIRAADRGVKIRIIVDDIMLDADIQDILIFASHENITLKIYNPGVNLGKNIFNKIKKLSTDFRSANQRMHNKTLIVDGKIVITGGRNIADEYFDYDHEYNFRDRDILLLGKETEKVTNSFDEFWNSSLCENVESVIEDETLDINSDNRFDKLHEYACNPDNFWPQIRTRIENLPFTFKTIKNSGDLIWVDEVHFISDIPGKNDGTNGLGGGGATTSALIDLVKRAKHSIDIQTPYLITTELSQNLFREAVERGVRVRILTNSLASTDNVEAFSSYQTDREKLLETGVRIFEFRPDAAECIKIMTGELRAKLDHKPIFGLHAKSMLIDGEITVIGTFNLDPRSANLNTECMVIVHSEEITKGVLKGVEEEFKPGNSWETTLDYNPDKEVNKYKRLKTWTRKILPKEIL, encoded by the coding sequence ATGACATCTTGCACAGAAAAGAAAAAGAGTATCGTAGAAACAGATTTTTGTTCGAGTATTCATAGAAATGATAATGTAACCCTTTCGAAAGAATTGAAAGATATTGACTCACTAATGCAAACCAAAACAGGAGTTTATGTGCTCGAGGATGGAAGCGGTTCGCTGGTAGTCAGAGCATGGTTAAGTGAATATTCCGAAAAGACGATTGATATTCAGTACTTTATTTTTTCAACAGATAATGTGGGTCTTATCGCTTGTGATTATTTAATAAGAGCAGCTGATCGTGGCGTTAAAATTAGAATTATTGTTGATGATATAATGCTTGATGCAGATATTCAGGATATATTAATCTTTGCATCACATGAGAATATTACGCTTAAAATATATAATCCAGGAGTCAATTTGGGGAAGAATATATTTAATAAAATAAAGAAGTTGAGTACCGACTTTAGATCAGCTAATCAACGGATGCATAACAAAACGTTAATAGTAGACGGTAAAATAGTTATCACGGGCGGAAGAAATATTGCCGACGAATATTTTGACTATGATCATGAGTATAATTTTAGGGATAGAGATATTCTGTTGTTGGGTAAAGAGACCGAAAAAGTGACCAATTCTTTTGATGAATTTTGGAATAGCTCTTTATGTGAAAATGTTGAAAGTGTAATTGAAGATGAAACTCTGGATATTAATTCGGATAATAGATTTGATAAGCTTCATGAGTATGCATGCAATCCAGATAATTTTTGGCCACAAATAAGAACAAGAATAGAGAATTTACCATTTACATTTAAGACAATTAAAAATTCTGGTGATTTGATTTGGGTAGATGAGGTTCATTTTATTTCTGACATACCAGGTAAAAATGATGGGACAAATGGATTAGGTGGAGGCGGTGCAACAACTAGTGCTTTAATCGATTTGGTGAAAAGGGCCAAACATTCCATTGATATTCAAACACCCTATTTAATTACCACTGAATTGAGTCAAAATCTATTTCGGGAAGCTGTAGAACGGGGTGTGAGAGTTCGAATACTTACCAATAGTTTGGCATCAACAGATAATGTAGAAGCATTTAGTAGTTACCAAACAGATCGGGAAAAACTCTTGGAAACGGGTGTTAGAATATTTGAGTTTCGGCCTGATGCAGCAGAATGCATCAAAATAATGACAGGGGAATTGCGGGCAAAATTGGATCACAAACCAATATTTGGGCTTCATGCAAAATCTATGCTTATCGATGGAGAAATAACGGTTATAGGAACATTTAATTTGGATCCTAGAAGTGCAAATTTAAATACTGAATGCATGGTTATTGTTCATTCTGAGGAAATCACCAAAGGTGTATTAAAGGGGGTGGAAGAGGAATTTAAGCCCGGCAATTCCTGGGAAACAACATTAGACTACAATCCTGACAAGGAAGTAAATAAGTACAAGCGTTTAAAAACCTGGACGAGAAAAATCCTTCCAAAGGAAATTTTATAG
- a CDS encoding nitroreductase family protein — translation MDAIKMIEERRSVRKFKNEIVDRETMKEIVSISRWAPSWGNFQVARYTLVDDKDVIAKLATDGVDGFIYNVNTLKEAKGVAVLSFVKGKSGKLEGDDYATSKASVWEVFDAGLSCQTFCLTAHAKGVGTCVLGVINDKSISGIVGLPEEETVAALIVYGYEDGEHAPATPRKNVDDVLRFV, via the coding sequence ATGGATGCAATTAAAATGATTGAAGAACGCAGAAGCGTTCGTAAGTTTAAAAATGAAATAGTAGATCGTGAAACGATGAAGGAAATCGTATCGATTAGCCGATGGGCACCTTCGTGGGGGAATTTTCAGGTAGCCAGATATACATTGGTTGATGACAAAGATGTAATTGCGAAACTGGCAACTGATGGTGTTGATGGATTTATTTATAATGTGAATACCTTAAAAGAAGCGAAAGGTGTTGCAGTACTGAGCTTTGTAAAAGGCAAAAGCGGCAAATTGGAAGGTGATGATTATGCAACTTCAAAAGCAAGTGTTTGGGAAGTATTTGATGCTGGTCTGTCTTGTCAAACCTTTTGTTTGACAGCTCATGCCAAAGGTGTTGGCACTTGCGTTTTGGGAGTTATTAATGATAAATCCATTTCTGGCATAGTAGGTCTGCCTGAAGAAGAAACTGTAGCCGCATTAATTGTTTATGGTTACGAGGATGGAGAGCATGCACCTGCAACTCCACGAAAAAATGTTGATGATGTATTGCGTTTCGTTTAA
- a CDS encoding radical SAM protein — protein MNYTGPVYRPPYEANTLLLQVTVGCAHNKCTFCTMYRDVKFSIDKMDQIEKDLQEAKQLYGNVKRIFLVNGDAFVLSAKRLKAIAEMIHRYLPQVEVITMYASINNIIGKTDEELVELSKLGIGDLWVGVETGLGDVLDYLNKGASLADANKQLERLNKAGITFFYGFMFGAAGKGRGIENAEANAKLINKVRPLGIVPTTLNVNEGTKLAKDVAEGVFEMANEQEVFEEQKKTIELVEVDTYYMGIHIINSVSFDAELPNEKQAAIDRLNDAISNTDEAVLNSVPERHTI, from the coding sequence ATGAATTATACAGGGCCGGTTTACAGGCCTCCTTATGAAGCGAATACGCTGTTGCTACAGGTAACAGTAGGATGTGCACACAACAAGTGTACATTTTGTACCATGTATCGGGATGTGAAATTCTCGATTGATAAAATGGATCAAATTGAGAAGGACTTGCAGGAAGCAAAGCAATTGTATGGCAATGTAAAGCGCATATTTTTGGTAAATGGGGATGCTTTTGTTCTTTCTGCTAAGCGTTTAAAGGCTATTGCTGAAATGATTCATAGATACTTACCTCAAGTTGAGGTGATTACCATGTATGCGTCAATCAACAATATTATCGGTAAAACGGATGAAGAGCTGGTTGAGCTGAGTAAGCTTGGTATTGGTGATTTGTGGGTTGGTGTTGAAACAGGCCTGGGAGACGTACTTGACTATCTTAACAAAGGTGCTTCACTTGCGGATGCTAACAAACAATTGGAGCGTTTGAATAAAGCTGGCATTACTTTCTTTTATGGATTTATGTTTGGAGCTGCCGGAAAAGGCAGGGGAATTGAAAATGCTGAGGCGAATGCAAAATTGATCAATAAAGTTAGGCCTTTGGGTATTGTTCCAACCACACTAAATGTAAATGAAGGAACTAAGCTTGCTAAAGATGTTGCTGAGGGTGTTTTTGAGATGGCTAACGAACAGGAAGTGTTCGAAGAGCAGAAGAAAACAATTGAGTTGGTAGAAGTGGATACTTACTACATGGGGATTCATATCATAAATTCTGTGAGTTTTGATGCGGAACTCCCAAATGAAAAACAGGCCGCCATTGATAGGCTAAACGATGCCATTTCGAATACGGATGAGGCAGTTTTGAACAGTGTCCCTGAGCGTCATACAATTTAA
- a CDS encoding SDR family NAD(P)-dependent oxidoreductase — translation MKNILITGSTDGIGKLVAIKLAKDGHSIYVHGRNEEKVDTAISEIRSKSGNDKVHGFVADLSDLDAVKKMAQQVRDQVSQIDVLINNAGVFKTLNFYTKDGLDLRFVVNYLAPFLLTKELLPLVKKENEARIINLSSAAQANISYEAMIGKEKISFNESYAQSKLALTMWSFHLAKELEGIAIIAVNPGSLLNTKMANAAYGQYWSPANKGADVLYDLAVSEDHKGISGKYFDNDKGEYANAHPHAYDELEINKLIDFTNKLID, via the coding sequence ATGAAGAACATATTAATAACAGGTAGTACAGACGGAATTGGAAAGCTTGTTGCCATAAAATTAGCAAAAGACGGACATTCGATTTATGTACACGGAAGAAACGAAGAAAAAGTTGATACTGCGATATCTGAAATAAGATCTAAATCAGGAAATGATAAGGTACATGGGTTTGTAGCCGATTTATCAGATTTAGATGCCGTAAAAAAAATGGCTCAGCAAGTTAGAGATCAGGTGTCACAAATTGATGTTTTAATTAATAATGCGGGTGTTTTTAAGACTCTGAATTTTTATACTAAAGATGGTTTAGACCTTCGATTTGTTGTTAATTACTTAGCTCCTTTTTTATTAACAAAGGAATTACTTCCCCTTGTAAAAAAGGAGAATGAAGCTCGTATTATTAATTTAAGTTCTGCAGCACAAGCAAACATTTCTTATGAGGCTATGATCGGCAAAGAAAAAATATCTTTCAACGAATCGTACGCTCAAAGTAAATTGGCATTAACCATGTGGAGTTTTCATTTGGCCAAAGAACTCGAAGGTATTGCAATAATCGCTGTAAACCCAGGTTCCTTGCTAAACACGAAAATGGCCAATGCAGCCTATGGTCAATATTGGTCACCAGCGAATAAAGGTGCTGATGTTTTATACGACTTGGCAGTTTCGGAAGATCACAAAGGCATTAGCGGAAAGTACTTCGATAATGATAAAGGTGAGTATGCCAATGCACATCCACACGCTTATGATGAGCTTGAAATTAATAAGCTGATTGACTTTACAAATAAATTGATTGATTAA
- a CDS encoding glycine betaine ABC transporter substrate-binding protein yields the protein MSKKIRIGVTDLSFHHLAASLVATILKGMGFDVERVYSPHEENFKKLKAGEVDLLASAWLPSSHGAYKADTEEVISLIELGLHYEPYALWGVPDYVPVKDVAEVSDLLKPDVIDKMKPTIQGINPGAGITRFSIKMMDEYGLNDAGYQFFPGTEEDCLSAFEQAVENKEWVVVPLWKPQFLHYKYNIREIKEPKGLLGIVDRAVLLLREDKKDLFTKEQIQSLDSLRFSNDIIAELDYKVCRDCAKLDEVTKEWLLAHQWIE from the coding sequence ATGTCTAAAAAAATAAGGATAGGAGTAACCGATTTATCGTTTCATCACCTTGCGGCTTCATTGGTGGCTACTATTTTAAAGGGAATGGGTTTTGACGTTGAACGAGTATATTCTCCACACGAAGAAAATTTCAAAAAACTTAAGGCAGGCGAAGTGGATCTATTGGCTTCAGCTTGGTTACCATCTAGTCATGGTGCTTATAAGGCAGATACCGAAGAAGTCATTTCATTAATTGAATTAGGTTTGCATTACGAGCCATATGCATTGTGGGGAGTTCCCGATTATGTTCCTGTAAAAGATGTGGCAGAGGTTTCGGATCTTTTAAAACCTGATGTTATTGATAAAATGAAACCTACAATCCAGGGGATTAATCCAGGAGCAGGAATCACACGTTTTTCTATTAAAATGATGGATGAATATGGGCTTAATGATGCAGGCTACCAATTTTTCCCGGGTACTGAAGAAGATTGTTTAAGTGCTTTTGAACAAGCTGTAGAAAACAAAGAGTGGGTGGTTGTGCCATTGTGGAAACCTCAGTTTTTACATTACAAGTACAACATTCGCGAAATAAAAGAACCTAAAGGCCTTCTTGGTATTGTTGATAGAGCAGTGCTTCTTTTGAGAGAAGACAAAAAGGATTTATTTACCAAGGAACAAATACAAAGCTTGGATTCTTTACGATTCTCAAATGATATTATTGCTGAATTGGACTATAAAGTTTGCAGAGATTGTGCAAAGCTGGATGAAGTGACAAAAGAGTGGTTGTTAGCACATCAATGGATTGAGTAA
- a CDS encoding L-dopachrome tautomerase-related protein: MRNLNIKLLVAAMLVLFTSASISAQTTKRTETVVSSETVRAGNMTITKSERMFVSINPLMGGDVRVYELMKDGSHKPYPNDEYSKGENSIIKAIIGVRADSKDNLWLLDMAKNQFIVWDTKNEKLVKIIAIPEDVVTPFSFLQDFVIDEKHNRVIIADMTQGDLKSAPTPAFIVINTKTGEARRMAESHSSMMPDFEGGFALNPIAIDPKSKWVYFGALHGKKIYRVAAKSFDTNEELTAGIVEYAPKSYSDGIAADKKGNIYVTNIEKQEIGVSNDKDGFRTIATLPKGQTWPDGLHLGNDGYLYSTVDQLNRVPAFNNGIDDSVGPFIIVRTKLVK; the protein is encoded by the coding sequence ATGAGAAATTTAAATATCAAATTATTAGTAGCAGCTATGCTTGTTTTATTTACAAGTGCTAGCATCAGTGCTCAAACGACTAAACGAACAGAGACAGTTGTTTCATCCGAAACAGTTAGAGCAGGGAACATGACTATCACCAAGTCCGAAAGAATGTTTGTTTCAATAAATCCACTAATGGGCGGAGACGTAAGGGTATACGAACTTATGAAAGATGGCTCTCACAAACCTTACCCAAACGATGAGTATTCTAAAGGAGAGAATTCTATTATCAAAGCAATTATTGGTGTCAGAGCTGATAGTAAAGATAATCTTTGGTTGTTGGATATGGCAAAGAATCAATTTATAGTTTGGGATACTAAAAATGAAAAATTGGTGAAAATAATCGCTATTCCTGAAGATGTAGTAACGCCATTTAGCTTTTTGCAAGATTTTGTGATCGATGAAAAACACAATCGTGTTATTATTGCTGATATGACTCAGGGAGACTTGAAAAGTGCTCCAACTCCTGCCTTTATCGTTATAAATACCAAAACGGGTGAAGCAAGAAGAATGGCCGAAAGTCACTCTTCGATGATGCCTGATTTTGAAGGCGGTTTTGCATTGAATCCAATAGCTATCGACCCTAAATCGAAATGGGTATACTTTGGTGCTTTACACGGCAAAAAAATATATAGAGTGGCAGCTAAAAGCTTCGATACTAACGAAGAGTTAACAGCAGGTATTGTAGAATATGCTCCAAAATCATATAGCGACGGTATTGCTGCTGATAAAAAAGGAAACATTTATGTAACTAATATAGAGAAACAAGAAATTGGTGTGTCTAACGATAAAGATGGATTCAGAACCATTGCAACACTTCCAAAAGGACAAACATGGCCTGATGGATTACACCTTGGAAATGACGGATATCTTTACAGTACAGTTGATCAGTTGAACAGGGTACCTGCTTTTAATAATGGAATAGACGACAGCGTAGGACCATTTATAATTGTTCGCACAAAATTAGTTAAGTAA
- a CDS encoding putative quinol monooxygenase has translation MASQKLTIVARILVKEGKVDLVKAELLKLIDVTRAEEGCINYDLHQDNENPNFFLFHENWENRELWQKHMDDAHLAEYLKATDGAVEEFIVTEMTHIA, from the coding sequence ATGGCAAGTCAGAAATTAACAATCGTAGCTAGAATTTTAGTAAAAGAGGGAAAAGTAGATTTAGTAAAAGCAGAATTGCTAAAATTGATTGACGTAACAAGAGCAGAAGAAGGATGTATTAATTACGATTTACATCAGGATAACGAAAATCCAAACTTCTTTCTTTTTCATGAGAACTGGGAAAATCGTGAGTTATGGCAAAAACACATGGATGACGCTCATTTAGCTGAATATCTGAAAGCTACAGATGGTGCCGTTGAGGAGTTTATTGTGACTGAAATGACACATATCGCCTAA
- a CDS encoding putative quinol monooxygenase, protein MADQKLTIAARILVKEGKVDLVKAELLKLIDITRAEEGCINYDLHQDNNNKNLFLFYEKWETYDFLQKHLNNIHFVAFQKATEGAIEEFVVNEMTQIA, encoded by the coding sequence ATGGCAGATCAAAAATTAACTATTGCAGCAAGAATTTTAGTAAAAGAGGGAAAAGTAGATTTAGTAAAAGCTGAATTACTTAAGCTAATTGACATTACTAGAGCTGAAGAAGGATGCATTAACTACGATTTACATCAGGATAACAATAATAAAAACTTATTCTTATTCTATGAAAAATGGGAAACTTATGATTTTTTGCAAAAACACTTGAACAATATACACTTTGTAGCTTTCCAGAAAGCAACAGAGGGTGCAATTGAAGAATTTGTTGTAAATGAAATGACACAAATTGCTTAG